The Phocoena phocoena chromosome 4, mPhoPho1.1, whole genome shotgun sequence genome contains a region encoding:
- the FETUB gene encoding fetuin-B isoform X2 codes for MSLFLPLALCTLAACCGAVSPPQPAPSPSHLLSLACNSSYVLDIANFILQDINRDREDGYVLSLNRVSDAREHTQEVYGQCKAIFYINKARRIFYLPAYNCTLRPVSRSKITTMCPDCPSSSPYDLSNPKFLETATESLAKYNNERPSKQYSLVKITKTSKQWVFGPAYFVEYLIKESCTQSQASSCALQPPNSVPVGICHGSLSERASEKSVSVTCDFFKSEDPTPRGENSTVNPRPVNLFKVEEPQQTNTAPTNSSAKAVPKGTVQYLPDLDNKPKGSQGTDPVEAFPVQLDLATDPQGEPLDVSFLFLEPMEEKLVVLPFPAKEQHPAECPGPAQKDNPLILPP; via the exons ATGAGTCTGTTCCTACCTCTGGCGCTCTGCACCCTGGCCGCCTGCTGTGGGGCTGTATCTCCaccccagccagcccccagcccctcgcATCTCCTCTCCCTTGCCTGCAACAGCTCATATGTGCTGGATATCGCGAACTTCATCCTGCAGGACATCAACAGGGACCGAGAGGACGGCTACGTGCTGAGCCTCAACCGAGTGAGCGATGCCCGTGAACACACACAAGAG GTTTATGGTCAATGCAAAGCAATATTTTACATTAATAAGGCAAGAAGAATTTTCTATTTACCTGCTTATAATTGTACTCTTCGCCCAG TTTCTCGAAGTAAGATTACCACGATGTGCCCTGActgccccagctccagcccctaTGATTTGTCAAACCCCAAGTTCCTGGAAACTGCTACTGAGTCTCTTGCAAAATACAACAATGAGAGACCCTCGAAGCAGTATTCTCTTGTCAAAATCACCAAGACTTCTAAGCAG TGGGTGTTTGGCCCTGCCTACTTTGTAGAATATTTaatcaaagagtcatgtacccagTCCCAGGCTAGCAGCTGTGCACTTCAGCCCCCTAACTCTGTG ccTGTTGGTATTTGCCACGGTTCTCTTAGTGAACGAGCTTCAGAAAAGTCGGTCTCCGTGACTTGTGACTTCTTTAAATCAGAG GATCCCACCCCTAGAGGTGAAAACTCTACTGTTAACCCGAGACCTGTGAACCTGTTCAAGGTGGAAGAGCCCCAGCAGACAAACACAGCTCCCACCAACTCATCAGCCAAAGCTGTGCCCAAAGGAACTGTCCAGTACCTTCCTGACTTGGATAACAAGCCTAAAGGTTCCCAGGGAACGGACCCTGTTGAGGCCTTCCCTGTGCAGCTGGATCTAGCCACAGATCCCCAAGGAGAACCACTGGatgtctccttcctcttcctggagcCTATGGAGGAGAAGCTGGTTGTCCTGCCTTTCCCCGCAAAAGAACAACACCCTGCTGAGTGCCCAGGACCAGCTCAAAAGGACAACCCTCTTATTCTCCCACCTTGA
- the FETUB gene encoding fetuin-B isoform X1: MSLFLPLALCTLAACCGAVSPPQPAPSPSHLLSLACNSSYVLDIANFILQDINRDREDGYVLSLNRVSDAREHTQEAGLGSLFYFMLDVLETGCHVLSRRSWKNCGVRTLHESVYGQCKAIFYINKARRIFYLPAYNCTLRPVSRSKITTMCPDCPSSSPYDLSNPKFLETATESLAKYNNERPSKQYSLVKITKTSKQWVFGPAYFVEYLIKESCTQSQASSCALQPPNSVPVGICHGSLSERASEKSVSVTCDFFKSEDPTPRGENSTVNPRPVNLFKVEEPQQTNTAPTNSSAKAVPKGTVQYLPDLDNKPKGSQGTDPVEAFPVQLDLATDPQGEPLDVSFLFLEPMEEKLVVLPFPAKEQHPAECPGPAQKDNPLILPP; the protein is encoded by the exons ATGAGTCTGTTCCTACCTCTGGCGCTCTGCACCCTGGCCGCCTGCTGTGGGGCTGTATCTCCaccccagccagcccccagcccctcgcATCTCCTCTCCCTTGCCTGCAACAGCTCATATGTGCTGGATATCGCGAACTTCATCCTGCAGGACATCAACAGGGACCGAGAGGACGGCTACGTGCTGAGCCTCAACCGAGTGAGCGATGCCCGTGAACACACACAAGAG GCTGGTCTGGGGTCTCTGTTCTATTTCATGCTGGACGTGTTAGAGACTGGCTGCCATGTGCTCAGCAGGAGGTCGTGGAAGAATTGTGGGGTGAGGACCTTACATGAATCG GTTTATGGTCAATGCAAAGCAATATTTTACATTAATAAGGCAAGAAGAATTTTCTATTTACCTGCTTATAATTGTACTCTTCGCCCAG TTTCTCGAAGTAAGATTACCACGATGTGCCCTGActgccccagctccagcccctaTGATTTGTCAAACCCCAAGTTCCTGGAAACTGCTACTGAGTCTCTTGCAAAATACAACAATGAGAGACCCTCGAAGCAGTATTCTCTTGTCAAAATCACCAAGACTTCTAAGCAG TGGGTGTTTGGCCCTGCCTACTTTGTAGAATATTTaatcaaagagtcatgtacccagTCCCAGGCTAGCAGCTGTGCACTTCAGCCCCCTAACTCTGTG ccTGTTGGTATTTGCCACGGTTCTCTTAGTGAACGAGCTTCAGAAAAGTCGGTCTCCGTGACTTGTGACTTCTTTAAATCAGAG GATCCCACCCCTAGAGGTGAAAACTCTACTGTTAACCCGAGACCTGTGAACCTGTTCAAGGTGGAAGAGCCCCAGCAGACAAACACAGCTCCCACCAACTCATCAGCCAAAGCTGTGCCCAAAGGAACTGTCCAGTACCTTCCTGACTTGGATAACAAGCCTAAAGGTTCCCAGGGAACGGACCCTGTTGAGGCCTTCCCTGTGCAGCTGGATCTAGCCACAGATCCCCAAGGAGAACCACTGGatgtctccttcctcttcctggagcCTATGGAGGAGAAGCTGGTTGTCCTGCCTTTCCCCGCAAAAGAACAACACCCTGCTGAGTGCCCAGGACCAGCTCAAAAGGACAACCCTCTTATTCTCCCACCTTGA
- the FETUB gene encoding fetuin-B isoform X3 yields the protein MSLFLPLALCTLAACCGAVSPPQPAPSPSHLLSLACNSSYVLDIANFILQDINRDREDGYVLSLNRVSDAREHTQEVISRSKITTMCPDCPSSSPYDLSNPKFLETATESLAKYNNERPSKQYSLVKITKTSKQWVFGPAYFVEYLIKESCTQSQASSCALQPPNSVPVGICHGSLSERASEKSVSVTCDFFKSEDPTPRGENSTVNPRPVNLFKVEEPQQTNTAPTNSSAKAVPKGTVQYLPDLDNKPKGSQGTDPVEAFPVQLDLATDPQGEPLDVSFLFLEPMEEKLVVLPFPAKEQHPAECPGPAQKDNPLILPP from the exons ATGAGTCTGTTCCTACCTCTGGCGCTCTGCACCCTGGCCGCCTGCTGTGGGGCTGTATCTCCaccccagccagcccccagcccctcgcATCTCCTCTCCCTTGCCTGCAACAGCTCATATGTGCTGGATATCGCGAACTTCATCCTGCAGGACATCAACAGGGACCGAGAGGACGGCTACGTGCTGAGCCTCAACCGAGTGAGCGATGCCCGTGAACACACACAAGAGGTAA TTTCTCGAAGTAAGATTACCACGATGTGCCCTGActgccccagctccagcccctaTGATTTGTCAAACCCCAAGTTCCTGGAAACTGCTACTGAGTCTCTTGCAAAATACAACAATGAGAGACCCTCGAAGCAGTATTCTCTTGTCAAAATCACCAAGACTTCTAAGCAG TGGGTGTTTGGCCCTGCCTACTTTGTAGAATATTTaatcaaagagtcatgtacccagTCCCAGGCTAGCAGCTGTGCACTTCAGCCCCCTAACTCTGTG ccTGTTGGTATTTGCCACGGTTCTCTTAGTGAACGAGCTTCAGAAAAGTCGGTCTCCGTGACTTGTGACTTCTTTAAATCAGAG GATCCCACCCCTAGAGGTGAAAACTCTACTGTTAACCCGAGACCTGTGAACCTGTTCAAGGTGGAAGAGCCCCAGCAGACAAACACAGCTCCCACCAACTCATCAGCCAAAGCTGTGCCCAAAGGAACTGTCCAGTACCTTCCTGACTTGGATAACAAGCCTAAAGGTTCCCAGGGAACGGACCCTGTTGAGGCCTTCCCTGTGCAGCTGGATCTAGCCACAGATCCCCAAGGAGAACCACTGGatgtctccttcctcttcctggagcCTATGGAGGAGAAGCTGGTTGTCCTGCCTTTCCCCGCAAAAGAACAACACCCTGCTGAGTGCCCAGGACCAGCTCAAAAGGACAACCCTCTTATTCTCCCACCTTGA
- the HRG gene encoding LOW QUALITY PROTEIN: histidine-rich glycoprotein (The sequence of the model RefSeq protein was modified relative to this genomic sequence to represent the inferred CDS: inserted 1 base in 1 codon; deleted 1 base in 1 codon; substituted 1 base at 1 genomic stop codon), with translation MKLLTAALFFILLIPLQRCCAVSPTGCDAAEPVAGKALDLINKGRWDGYLFQLLWVADVHLDKMRSTAVYYLVLDVKESDCSVLSRKHWADCEPAVSIRPSEIVIGQCKVIAITLLDGSQNLRVNDFNCTTSSELNKIVCVVHFAKYLALEYCHQHLKRGGERTNYYLDFSVRNCSSHHFPRHPRIFGFCRADLSYDVDDSDLETPKDIVINYDVFNLKEHTNISGVKHRLGHALHSGEHSPAGRTPFKPNGSRDHHNPHESHNFRCPPPLEDKNYSDSPPFSGERYPRTHRPHSHHPHGHQPHGHDFYDHGPCDPPPHSQGPQDHHRQGHGPPPRHSEERGPGKXTFHWRQIEYVHXLPPLKKGEVLPLPEANFPSFSLPNHNNLIQPEIQAFPQSASESCPGEFKNEFLQISKFFCIYRDSNSDG, from the exons atgaagttactcactgcagcactgtttttCATCCTTTTGATCCCACTGCAGCGTTGCTGTGCTGTGAGTCCCACAGGCTGTGATGCTGCTGAGCCCGTGGCTGGGAAAGCTCTAGACCTGATCAATAAGGGACGGTGGGATGGCTACCTTTTCCAGTTGCTGTGGGTCGCTGATGTCCACTTGGACAAAATGC GATCCACAGCTGTCTATTATTTAGTCTTGGATGTGAAAGAATCTGACTGTTCAGTCCTATCCAGGAAACACTGGGCTGACTGTGAGCCA GCTGTTTCTATTCGTCCATCTGAAATC GTGATTGGACAATGTAAGGTAATAGCTATAACACTTTTGGATGGGTCTCAGAATCTTAGAGTGAATGACTTTAACTGCACCACAAGTTCTG aattaaataaaatcgTCTGTGTAGTACACTTTGCAAAGTACTTAGCACTCGAGTATTGCCATCAACATCTGAAG agaggaggggaaagaacCAATTACTACCTGGACTTCTCTGTGAGGAACTGCTCCAGTCACCACTTTCCCA GACACCCAAGG ATCTTTGGATTCTGCAGAGCAGATTTGTCCTATGATGTAGACGACTCTGACTTGGAAACCCCAAAAGACATTGTCATAAACTATGACGTTTTCAATCTTAAG GAACACACAAACATCAGTGGTGTGAAGCATCGTTTGGGCCATGCCCTCCACTCTGGTGAGCATTCTCCTGCCGGCAGGACTCCATTTAAGCCCAATGGATCTAGAGATCACCATAATCCCCACGAGTCACATAACTTTAGATGCCCACCTCCTCTAGAAGACAAAAACTACTCAGACAGTCCACCATT TTCAGGTGAGCGCTATCCACGCACACATCGTCCTCACAGTCACCATCCCCATGGACACCAACCCCATGGCCATGATTTCTATGACCATGGACCCTGTGACCCACCACCCCATAGCCAAGGTCCCCAAGACCACCATCGCCAAGGCCATGGCCCACCACCTAGGCACTCAGAAGAAAGAGGTCCAGGTA GGACCTTCCATTGGAGACAAATTGAATATGTTCACTGACTCCCTCCACTAAAGAAAGGTGAAGTTCTCCCTCTTCCCGAAGCCAATTTTCCCAGCTTCTCATTGCCAAACCACAATAATCTCATACAGCCAGAGATTCAGGCCTTCCCCCAATCAGCCTCTGAATCATGTCCAGGAGAATTCAAGAATGAGTTTCTACAAATCTCAAAGTTTTTTTGCATATACA